The following coding sequences lie in one Arachis ipaensis cultivar K30076 chromosome B05, Araip1.1, whole genome shotgun sequence genomic window:
- the LOC110271936 gene encoding uncharacterized protein LOC110271936, with protein MDKECEKAFAELKTILSSPPVLQRPEIGKPLYLYLSISNCSISSALVIETGKTQQPIYFVSRVMQPTEQRYPRIEQLALALVVTARRLRHYFQSHTIIVRTNHPLRQILTKLELAGRLTKWSIELSEFDIQFQPRSALKAQILADFIAELTTDEHNKTWELHVDRASSREGSGAGIILKKGDEVVAEQALQFHFLAGNNQAEYEALIAGLKLALSRQAQNLIAHCDSLLVVQQIRGEFQVKDPLLEQYWLIAKDLISKFSSFTILHVHREKNVRADILSKLAATRADTQTSALSQLTLTKPSIELLYIENINRLHD; from the coding sequence ATGGACAAAGAATGCGAGAAGGCGTTTGCCGAGCTTAAAACTATCCTATCATCACCACCCGTGCTGCAAAGACCTGAAATCGGTAAACCTCTATATTTATATTTGTCTATTTCCAATTGCTCTATAAGCTCGGCTCTTGTCATTGAGACAGGGAAGACACAACAGCCGATATACTTCGTCAGCAGAGTCATGCAACCAACGGAACAAAGGTATCCGAGGATAGAGCAGCTAGCCTTAGCACTCGTGGTCACAGCAAGAAGACTAAGGCACTATTTCCAAAGCCACACAATAATAGTAAGGACAAACCACCCATTAAGGCAAATACTGACAAAACTAGAACTGGCCGGACGTTTGACCAAATGGTCAATCGAACTCTCAGAATTCGACATCCAATTTCAACCAAGATCGGCCCTCAAAGCACAGATCCTTGCCGACTTCATCGCGGAACTGACTACTGATGAGCACAACAAAACATGGGAGTTACATGTGGACAGAGCATCAAGTCGGGAAGGAAGTGGGGCCGGGATAATCCTGAAAAAAGGAGACGAAGTGGTAGCTGAACAAGCCCTACAGTTCCATTTTTTGGCAGGCAACAACCAGGCCGAGTATGAGGCTCTCATAGCAGGACTCAAACTAGCCCTAAGCCGCCAAGCACAAAACCTGATAGCCCATTGTGACTCCCTTCTGGTAGTTCAGCAGATCCGAGGAGAGTTCCAGGTAAAAGATCCCTTGCTAGAGCAATACTGGCTCATAGCAAAGGATCTCATTTCAAAATTCAGCTCGTTTACTATACTACATGTGCATAGAGAAAAGAATGTTAGAGCAGACATATTATCCAAACTCGCCGCCACTAGGGCAGATACACAAACATCAGCACTATCACAACTTACACTCACAAAACCGAGCATTGAACTATTATACATAGAAAACATTAACCGCCTCCATGACTAG
- the LOC107643152 gene encoding pentatricopeptide repeat-containing protein At1g71490 isoform X1 produces MPSSTTIPTKLLLSRVQRFLPKSWKQPTKQFDKHYAFTNASMVGVLVAALKDFVNQANLSNAFKTFFQIQQHAAPSPSTASSSYILLHPISSLLLGCTNLKSLPQGKQLHTQVISLGLDQHPVLVSRLTNFYTSFTLLADANVVVESSTRLDPLPWNMVISSYVRNGLFMESLSAYKKMVNKRIEPDDFTYPSVLKACGELLDFAIGVEVHKSIEASSIGWSLFVHNALVSMYGRFGELKVARQIFDKMHHRDDVSWNTMINCYASRGMWEEAFWLFGCMQEEGVEMNVIIWNTIAGGCLHSGNFSGALQMLSQMRTKIHLDNVAVVVGLNACSHIGALKLGKEIHGHAVRTCLDAFENVRNALITMYSRCSDLRHAYIMFHRMEDKGLVTWNAMLSGYAHMDRSEEVSLLFREMLHKGVEPNFVTIASVLPLCARIANLQHGREFHGYIMKREEFDKYLLLWNALVDMYARSGKVLEARRVFDLLSTRDEVTYTSMILGYGMKGEGQTALKLFEEMCKLNIKPDHVTMVAVLTACSHSGLVSQGQLLFKQMIDVNGMMPRIEHFACMVDLYGRAGHLNKARDVIIGMPCKPTSAMWATLIGACRTHGNTMMGEWAAGKLMEMKSDHSGYYVLIANMYADAGCWSKLAEVRSYMKNMGVRKAPGCAWVDVGNEFSPFVVGDTSNPHAYEIYPLIDGLNEVMKDADYVSNEEIVSSEEDFEELNVVGSVY; encoded by the coding sequence ATGCCATCTTCTACAACTATACCCACAAAACTCTTACTCTCACGAGTTCAGAGGTTCCTACCCAAATCATGGAAACAACCCACCAAACAGTTTGACAAACACTATGCCTTCACTAATGCATCTATGGTTGGTGTTCTTGTTGCAGCTCTCAAGGACTTCGTCAACCAAGCCAACTTGTCTAACGCATTCAAAACCTTCTTTCAAATACAGCAACATGCAGCACcatcaccttctactgcttcttcttcctaTATCTTGTTACACCCCATTAGTTCTCTTCTCTTGGGTTGCACTAACCTTAAATCATTGCCACAGGGTAAGCAGCTTCATACCCAAGTCATTTCATTGGGTCTTGATCAACACCCTGTTTTGGTTTCAAGGCTCACTAATTTTTACACTAGTTTCACTCTCCTTGCTGATGCTAATGTTGTTGTTGAGAGCTCCACTAGGTTGGATCCATTGCCTTGGAATATGGTTATATCTTCCTATGTTAGAAATGGGCTCTTTATGGAGAGTCTTTCTGCGTATAAGAAAATGGTGAATAAGAGGATTGAACCTGACGATTTCACTTACCCTTCTGTTCTAAAGGCTTGTGGGGAATTGTTAGATTTTGCTATTGGTGTGGAGGTTCATAAGTCTATTGAGGCTAGctcaattgggtggagcttgttTGTGCACAATGCATTGGTCTCTATGTATGGTAGGTTTGGGGAATTGAAGGTTGCTCGCCAAATATTCGATAAAATGCACCATAGGGATGATGTTTCTTGGAACACTATGATCAATTGTTATGCTTCAAGGGGGATGTGGGAGGAAGCATTTTGGCTATTTGGATGCATGCAAGAGGAGGGTGTTGAAATGAATGTGATCATTTGGAATACCATTGCTGGAGGGTGCTTGCATTCAGGAAATTTTAGTGGGGCACTTCAGATGCTTTCTCAGATGAGAACTAAAATTCATTTGGACAATGTTGCGGTGGTTGTTGGATTGAATGCATGTTCCCACATTGGAGCCCTTAAATTGGGAAAGGAGATTCATGGTCATGCTGTAAGGACATGCTTAGATGCATTTGAAAACGTAAGAAATGCATTAATCACAATGTATTCCAGGTGTAGTGACCTCAGGCATGCATATATAATGTTCCACAGAATGGAAGACAAGGGTTTAGTTACTTGGAATGCGATGCTTTCTGGATATGCACACATGGATCGATCTGAGGAAGTCTCACTCCTTTTCCGAGAAATGTTACACAAGGGTGTTGAACCAAATTTTGTAACCATTGCAAGTGTTCTTCCCCTTTGTGCTCGCATAGCTAATCTGCAACATGGCAGGGAGTTTCATGGCTACATCATGAAGCGTGAAGAGTTTGATAAGTATTTATTATTGTGGAACGCTCTGGTGGACATGTATGCGAGGTCTGGCAAAGTCTTAGAAGCCAGAAGAGTGTTTGATTTGCTGAGTACAAGAGATGAAGTCACATATACTTCCATGATCTTGGGGTACGGTATGAAGGGAGAAGGACAAACTGCTCTAAAACTATTTGAAGAGATGTGCAAGTTGAATATTAAACCAGACCATGTAACAATGGTTGCAGTTTTAACAGCTTGCAGCCATTCTGGTCTTGTATCTCAGGGTCAGTTACTCTTTAAACAGATGATAGATGTTAATGGGATGATGCCGCGCATCGAGCACTTTGCTTGCATGGTTGATCTCTATGGAAGGGCTGGCCATCTGAACAAAGCAAGGGATGTTATTATTGGGATGCCATGCAAGCCAACTTCCGCAATGTGGGCAACACTCATTGGAGCTTGTCGAACCCATGGAAACACAATGATGGGGGAATGGGCTGCAGGAAAATTGATGGAAATGAAATCTGATCACTCAGGTTATTATGTGTTGATTGCGAATATGTATGCGGACGCTGGTTGTTGGAGCAAGCTTGCAGAAGTGAGGAGTTACATGAAGAACATGGGTGTGAGAAAGGCACCAGGCTGTGCTTGGGTTGATGTTGGCAATGAGTTTTCTCCATTTGTGGTGGGAGACACTTCCAACCCTCATGCTTATGAGATCTACCCCTTAATAGATGGACTCAATGAAGTGATGAAAGATGCTGATTATGTAAGTAATGAGGAGATTGTTTCATCCGAGGAAGATTTTGAAGAGTTGAATGTTGTAGGAAGTGTATACTAA
- the LOC107643152 gene encoding pentatricopeptide repeat-containing protein At1g71490 isoform X2: MCLLLIGHDSLCHLLQLYPQNSYSHEFRALKDFVNQANLSNAFKTFFQIQQHAAPSPSTASSSYILLHPISSLLLGCTNLKSLPQGKQLHTQVISLGLDQHPVLVSRLTNFYTSFTLLADANVVVESSTRLDPLPWNMVISSYVRNGLFMESLSAYKKMVNKRIEPDDFTYPSVLKACGELLDFAIGVEVHKSIEASSIGWSLFVHNALVSMYGRFGELKVARQIFDKMHHRDDVSWNTMINCYASRGMWEEAFWLFGCMQEEGVEMNVIIWNTIAGGCLHSGNFSGALQMLSQMRTKIHLDNVAVVVGLNACSHIGALKLGKEIHGHAVRTCLDAFENVRNALITMYSRCSDLRHAYIMFHRMEDKGLVTWNAMLSGYAHMDRSEEVSLLFREMLHKGVEPNFVTIASVLPLCARIANLQHGREFHGYIMKREEFDKYLLLWNALVDMYARSGKVLEARRVFDLLSTRDEVTYTSMILGYGMKGEGQTALKLFEEMCKLNIKPDHVTMVAVLTACSHSGLVSQGQLLFKQMIDVNGMMPRIEHFACMVDLYGRAGHLNKARDVIIGMPCKPTSAMWATLIGACRTHGNTMMGEWAAGKLMEMKSDHSGYYVLIANMYADAGCWSKLAEVRSYMKNMGVRKAPGCAWVDVGNEFSPFVVGDTSNPHAYEIYPLIDGLNEVMKDADYVSNEEIVSSEEDFEELNVVGSVY; this comes from the exons ATGTGCTTGCTCCTTATTGGCCATGACAGTTTATGCCATCTTCTACAACTATACCCACAAAACTCTTACTCTCACGAGTTCAGAG CTCTCAAGGACTTCGTCAACCAAGCCAACTTGTCTAACGCATTCAAAACCTTCTTTCAAATACAGCAACATGCAGCACcatcaccttctactgcttcttcttcctaTATCTTGTTACACCCCATTAGTTCTCTTCTCTTGGGTTGCACTAACCTTAAATCATTGCCACAGGGTAAGCAGCTTCATACCCAAGTCATTTCATTGGGTCTTGATCAACACCCTGTTTTGGTTTCAAGGCTCACTAATTTTTACACTAGTTTCACTCTCCTTGCTGATGCTAATGTTGTTGTTGAGAGCTCCACTAGGTTGGATCCATTGCCTTGGAATATGGTTATATCTTCCTATGTTAGAAATGGGCTCTTTATGGAGAGTCTTTCTGCGTATAAGAAAATGGTGAATAAGAGGATTGAACCTGACGATTTCACTTACCCTTCTGTTCTAAAGGCTTGTGGGGAATTGTTAGATTTTGCTATTGGTGTGGAGGTTCATAAGTCTATTGAGGCTAGctcaattgggtggagcttgttTGTGCACAATGCATTGGTCTCTATGTATGGTAGGTTTGGGGAATTGAAGGTTGCTCGCCAAATATTCGATAAAATGCACCATAGGGATGATGTTTCTTGGAACACTATGATCAATTGTTATGCTTCAAGGGGGATGTGGGAGGAAGCATTTTGGCTATTTGGATGCATGCAAGAGGAGGGTGTTGAAATGAATGTGATCATTTGGAATACCATTGCTGGAGGGTGCTTGCATTCAGGAAATTTTAGTGGGGCACTTCAGATGCTTTCTCAGATGAGAACTAAAATTCATTTGGACAATGTTGCGGTGGTTGTTGGATTGAATGCATGTTCCCACATTGGAGCCCTTAAATTGGGAAAGGAGATTCATGGTCATGCTGTAAGGACATGCTTAGATGCATTTGAAAACGTAAGAAATGCATTAATCACAATGTATTCCAGGTGTAGTGACCTCAGGCATGCATATATAATGTTCCACAGAATGGAAGACAAGGGTTTAGTTACTTGGAATGCGATGCTTTCTGGATATGCACACATGGATCGATCTGAGGAAGTCTCACTCCTTTTCCGAGAAATGTTACACAAGGGTGTTGAACCAAATTTTGTAACCATTGCAAGTGTTCTTCCCCTTTGTGCTCGCATAGCTAATCTGCAACATGGCAGGGAGTTTCATGGCTACATCATGAAGCGTGAAGAGTTTGATAAGTATTTATTATTGTGGAACGCTCTGGTGGACATGTATGCGAGGTCTGGCAAAGTCTTAGAAGCCAGAAGAGTGTTTGATTTGCTGAGTACAAGAGATGAAGTCACATATACTTCCATGATCTTGGGGTACGGTATGAAGGGAGAAGGACAAACTGCTCTAAAACTATTTGAAGAGATGTGCAAGTTGAATATTAAACCAGACCATGTAACAATGGTTGCAGTTTTAACAGCTTGCAGCCATTCTGGTCTTGTATCTCAGGGTCAGTTACTCTTTAAACAGATGATAGATGTTAATGGGATGATGCCGCGCATCGAGCACTTTGCTTGCATGGTTGATCTCTATGGAAGGGCTGGCCATCTGAACAAAGCAAGGGATGTTATTATTGGGATGCCATGCAAGCCAACTTCCGCAATGTGGGCAACACTCATTGGAGCTTGTCGAACCCATGGAAACACAATGATGGGGGAATGGGCTGCAGGAAAATTGATGGAAATGAAATCTGATCACTCAGGTTATTATGTGTTGATTGCGAATATGTATGCGGACGCTGGTTGTTGGAGCAAGCTTGCAGAAGTGAGGAGTTACATGAAGAACATGGGTGTGAGAAAGGCACCAGGCTGTGCTTGGGTTGATGTTGGCAATGAGTTTTCTCCATTTGTGGTGGGAGACACTTCCAACCCTCATGCTTATGAGATCTACCCCTTAATAGATGGACTCAATGAAGTGATGAAAGATGCTGATTATGTAAGTAATGAGGAGATTGTTTCATCCGAGGAAGATTTTGAAGAGTTGAATGTTGTAGGAAGTGTATACTAA